The Nocardioides pantholopis genome window below encodes:
- a CDS encoding lysophospholipid acyltransferase family protein, whose translation MSSATDHRALPRSDRTRFPWRFLLHGLRPVSRGLVGRRYEVHVHGADLVPPTGPVIFAANHVGVMDGPLLAMFAPRPVHALTKVEMFRGPVGRFLLFSGQIPLDRFRSDPGAVKACLRVLRDGATMGIFPEGQRGTGELERFHRGAAYFALVSGAPVVPVVFFGTRDPGGTSGSLPHRGARIDIVLGAPYTVPAAPWPRTKEQVEHTSMLLREHLLVHLDHAKALTGRTLPGPLPAGDSDPDPATGVTDQGAP comes from the coding sequence ATGAGCAGCGCGACCGACCACCGCGCGCTGCCGCGCAGTGACCGCACCCGGTTCCCGTGGCGGTTCCTCCTGCACGGGCTGCGGCCGGTGTCCAGGGGGTTGGTGGGGCGCCGCTACGAGGTGCACGTGCACGGCGCGGACCTGGTGCCGCCGACCGGGCCGGTGATCTTCGCGGCCAACCACGTCGGGGTGATGGACGGGCCGCTGCTCGCGATGTTCGCGCCCCGGCCCGTGCACGCGCTGACCAAGGTGGAGATGTTCCGCGGCCCCGTGGGGCGCTTCCTGCTGTTCTCCGGGCAGATCCCGCTGGACCGCTTCCGCAGCGACCCGGGCGCGGTGAAGGCCTGCCTGCGGGTGCTGCGCGACGGCGCCACGATGGGCATCTTCCCCGAGGGCCAGCGCGGCACCGGCGAGCTCGAGCGGTTCCACCGCGGGGCGGCGTACTTCGCGCTCGTCTCCGGGGCGCCGGTCGTGCCGGTGGTCTTCTTCGGCACCCGCGACCCGGGCGGCACCAGTGGCTCGCTGCCGCACCGGGGCGCCCGCATCGACATCGTCCTGGGCGCGCCGTACACGGTCCCGGCGGCGCCGTGGCCACGCACCAAGGAACAAGTGGAGCACACCTCGATGTTGCTCAGAGAGCATCTGCTGGTCCATCTCGACCACGCCAAGGCCCTCACCGGCCGCACCCTGCCCGGCCCGTTGCCGGCCGGGGACTCAGACCCGGATCCCGCGACCGGCGTCACCGACCAAGGAGCACCATGA
- the der gene encoding ribosome biogenesis GTPase Der, whose amino-acid sequence MTDDLPDHDPTAGTGEDGSGSGPVPVLAVVGRPNVGKSTLVNRIIGRREAVVEDIPGVTRDRVSYDAHWNGRAFTVVDTGGWDPDARGLAHAIAAQAEMAVSLADAVLFVVDATVGITDSDEAVVRILRQSGKPVVLAANKVDDQRTEAEAYGLWNLGLGEPFPVSALHGRGSGDMLDAVLAALPEPPPEQDRVSGGPRRIAIVGKPNVGKSSLLNRLAGEERVVVDNVAGTTVDPVDELIELGGRTWRFIDTAGIRKRVKTASGHEYYASLRTNTAIDRAEVAVLVLDGGEQISEQDMRIIQTIRDAGRALVIAFNKWDLVDEERRYYLEREIERDLVQVQWAPRINITARTGWHVDRLVPALDKALAGWETRIGTGALNTFLGRLVAEHPHPVRGGKQAKILFGTQVGVAPPTFVLFTSGKLEASYERFIERRLREEFGFVGTPIILQQRPREKRKR is encoded by the coding sequence ATGACCGACGACCTGCCCGACCACGACCCCACCGCCGGTACCGGCGAGGACGGGAGCGGGTCCGGACCGGTGCCGGTTCTCGCCGTCGTCGGTCGCCCCAACGTCGGGAAGTCGACGCTGGTGAACCGGATCATCGGGCGCCGCGAGGCCGTGGTGGAGGACATCCCCGGCGTCACCCGCGACCGGGTCTCCTACGACGCCCACTGGAACGGGCGTGCGTTCACGGTCGTCGACACCGGCGGCTGGGACCCGGACGCCCGGGGGCTCGCCCACGCGATCGCCGCCCAGGCCGAGATGGCCGTGAGCCTCGCGGACGCGGTGCTCTTCGTCGTGGACGCGACCGTCGGGATCACCGACTCCGACGAGGCGGTGGTCCGGATCCTGCGTCAGTCCGGGAAGCCGGTCGTGCTGGCCGCGAACAAGGTCGACGACCAGCGCACCGAGGCCGAGGCCTACGGCCTGTGGAACCTGGGCCTGGGGGAGCCGTTCCCGGTCTCGGCGCTGCACGGCCGCGGCTCTGGAGACATGCTCGACGCCGTGCTCGCCGCGCTGCCCGAGCCGCCGCCGGAGCAGGACCGCGTCTCCGGCGGGCCGCGCCGGATCGCGATCGTCGGCAAGCCGAACGTCGGCAAGTCCTCGCTGCTCAACCGGCTGGCGGGGGAGGAGCGGGTCGTCGTCGACAACGTCGCCGGCACCACCGTGGACCCTGTGGACGAGCTGATCGAGCTCGGCGGCCGCACCTGGCGGTTCATCGACACCGCGGGCATCCGCAAGCGCGTCAAGACCGCCTCGGGCCACGAGTACTACGCCTCGCTGCGCACCAACACCGCCATCGACCGGGCGGAGGTCGCGGTCCTGGTCCTCGACGGTGGGGAGCAGATCTCCGAGCAGGACATGCGGATCATCCAGACCATCCGCGACGCCGGCCGGGCCCTGGTCATCGCGTTCAACAAGTGGGATCTCGTCGATGAGGAGCGCCGCTACTACCTCGAGCGCGAGATCGAGCGTGACCTGGTGCAGGTGCAGTGGGCCCCGCGGATCAACATCACCGCCCGCACCGGCTGGCACGTCGACCGGCTGGTGCCGGCCCTCGACAAGGCCCTGGCGGGCTGGGAGACCCGGATCGGCACCGGGGCGCTCAACACGTTCCTGGGCCGCCTGGTCGCCGAGCACCCGCACCCGGTCCGGGGCGGCAAGCAGGCCAAGATCCTGTTCGGCACCCAGGTCGGCGTCGCCCCGCCGACGTTCGTGCTGTTCACCAGCGGCAAGCTCGAGGCGTCCTACGAGCGCTTCATCGAGCGCCGGCTGCGCGAGGAGTTCGGCTTCGTCGGCACCCCGATCATCCTCCAGCAGCGGCCGCGGGAGAAGCGCAAGCGCTGA
- a CDS encoding DinB family protein yields the protein MTDSETQTRGTPDPAVSLNDERSVLLEALRQHRTLFRVTVQGLDDDQARLRPTASELSLGGLIKHVCAVEAEWARFVVEGPADGPGVDWANIDWSNPPAEVVAHQDGFIMREDETLPGLLAAYDEVAAATDALVASVDLDTRWPLPEAPWFESGKSWSARRAFLHIVAETAQHAGHADILRETLDGQKTMG from the coding sequence ATGACCGACAGTGAGACCCAGACCCGTGGCACGCCCGACCCGGCCGTCAGCCTGAACGACGAGCGCAGCGTCCTCCTGGAGGCGCTGCGCCAGCATCGGACCCTGTTCCGGGTCACCGTCCAGGGGCTCGATGACGACCAGGCGCGGCTGCGGCCGACCGCCAGCGAGCTGTCCCTCGGCGGGCTCATCAAGCACGTGTGCGCCGTCGAGGCGGAGTGGGCGCGCTTCGTCGTCGAGGGGCCGGCGGACGGCCCGGGCGTCGACTGGGCGAACATCGACTGGAGCAACCCTCCGGCGGAGGTCGTCGCGCACCAGGACGGCTTCATCATGCGCGAGGACGAGACGCTGCCGGGCCTGCTGGCGGCGTACGACGAGGTGGCGGCGGCGACGGACGCCCTGGTCGCGTCCGTCGACCTCGACACCCGGTGGCCGCTGCCCGAGGCGCCGTGGTTCGAGTCCGGCAAGTCCTGGTCGGCCCGGCGGGCCTTCCTCCACATCGTCGCGGAGACCGCCCAGCACGCCGGCCACGCCGACATCCTGCGGGAGACGCTGGACGGGCAGAAGACGATGGGCTGA
- a CDS encoding tyrosine-type recombinase/integrase — translation MSEQPPGTRRRLPGPGDVPSAPAVSSPAGRRARPDRRVKVAITVTDEDGGTRRAYFRGRTRREARAKAEEARRRVAAGAPVRDSERTLAEWLGEWRRIFLRASDRAASTKALYAGLTIRHVEPVIGQVRLSQLRPTDVTRLLLAMEQAGKAASTRRNAYAALRAALDDAVANGLLATNPVLRVNRPRGIHQEAASLTSEEVARLLAGAADLRYGPVLRFILGTGLRRGEALAARWADVDLDRGELKVTGSLVRQAGRLQVIEPETARSRRTVSLSPAMLELLRTHRSRQNQERLRAANLWEQTGFVFTTEFGHSVDPRNLLRTVRLACAQADLAEISVHTLRHTYATAALLHGVPVHVVSRNLGHSSIVITVDTYGHLTDEASRAAAVAVSEALNL, via the coding sequence ATGAGTGAGCAACCCCCTGGCACCCGGCGCCGGCTGCCCGGCCCCGGTGACGTGCCGTCGGCCCCGGCCGTGTCGTCCCCGGCCGGGCGCCGGGCGCGGCCGGACCGGCGGGTGAAGGTGGCGATCACCGTCACCGACGAGGACGGCGGCACCCGGCGCGCGTACTTCCGGGGCCGGACCCGGCGGGAGGCGCGGGCGAAGGCCGAGGAGGCGCGGCGCCGGGTCGCGGCCGGGGCTCCGGTGCGCGACTCCGAGCGGACCCTGGCCGAGTGGCTGGGGGAGTGGCGGCGCATCTTTCTGCGCGCCAGCGACCGGGCCGCGTCCACCAAGGCCCTCTACGCCGGGCTGACGATCCGCCACGTCGAGCCGGTGATCGGACAGGTGCGGCTGAGCCAGCTCAGGCCCACCGACGTGACCCGGCTGTTGCTGGCGATGGAGCAGGCGGGCAAGGCGGCCAGCACCCGCCGCAACGCCTATGCCGCGCTGCGGGCCGCGTTGGACGACGCGGTCGCCAACGGGCTGCTGGCCACCAACCCGGTGCTGCGGGTCAACCGGCCCCGCGGCATCCACCAGGAGGCCGCCAGCCTGACCTCCGAGGAGGTGGCGCGGCTGCTGGCCGGCGCCGCGGACCTGCGCTACGGGCCGGTGCTGCGCTTCATCCTGGGCACCGGGCTGCGCCGCGGCGAGGCCCTCGCGGCCCGCTGGGCCGACGTCGACCTGGACCGCGGCGAGCTCAAGGTCACCGGCTCCCTGGTCCGCCAAGCCGGACGGCTGCAGGTGATCGAGCCCGAGACCGCCCGCTCGCGGCGCACCGTGTCGCTGAGCCCGGCGATGCTGGAGCTGCTGCGCACCCACCGCAGCCGACAGAACCAGGAACGCCTGCGGGCCGCGAACCTCTGGGAGCAGACCGGGTTCGTGTTCACCACCGAGTTCGGCCATTCGGTGGATCCGCGCAACCTGCTGCGCACGGTCCGGCTGGCGTGCGCCCAGGCCGACCTGGCGGAGATCAGCGTGCACACGCTGCGCCACACCTACGCTACCGCCGCGCTGCTGCACGGGGTGCCGGTGCACGTGGTGAGCCGCAACCTGGGGCACTCCTCGATCGTGATCACCGTGGATACCTACGGCCACCTCACCGACGAGGCATCCCGGGCCGCGGCGGTCGCGGTCTCAGAGGCGCTGAACCTTTGA
- a CDS encoding IS3 family transposase, whose product MIFPVVCELAADGVPVAVTCRVLNVSTSGYYEWRRRPASARAWEQAHLMEAIRQVDAASYGTYGHRRVHAELVLGHGVCVSHGRMERLMRHTGVQGVHRRRLSGCTRRDEAATPSQDLVERNFTPDAPDRLYVADVTQHRTSEGWLYFAVVIDCFSRRVVGWSIADHIRSGLVVDALQMAIWNRRPAPGAIHHSDHGSTYTSWAFGHRLRDAGLLGSMGSIGDCFDNSVAESSFATLQTELLDRSTWPTREGLANAIFAFVEGFYNPTRRHSTLGYLSPADYEAQAALTGPTGPHAETAA is encoded by the coding sequence ATGATCTTCCCGGTGGTCTGTGAGCTCGCCGCGGACGGGGTTCCCGTCGCGGTGACCTGCCGGGTCCTGAACGTCTCGACGTCGGGCTACTACGAATGGCGCCGGCGGCCGGCCAGCGCGCGGGCGTGGGAGCAGGCGCACCTGATGGAGGCCATCCGCCAGGTCGACGCCGCCTCCTACGGCACCTACGGCCACCGCCGTGTCCATGCCGAGCTCGTCCTCGGTCACGGCGTGTGCGTCAGCCACGGCCGGATGGAGCGGCTGATGCGCCACACCGGCGTGCAGGGCGTGCACCGGCGCCGGCTGAGCGGGTGCACCCGCAGGGACGAGGCGGCCACGCCGTCGCAGGACCTGGTGGAGCGCAACTTCACCCCTGATGCGCCGGACCGCCTCTACGTCGCAGACGTCACCCAGCACCGCACCAGCGAAGGGTGGCTCTACTTCGCGGTCGTCATCGACTGCTTCTCCCGCCGCGTCGTGGGCTGGTCGATCGCTGACCACATCCGCTCCGGGCTCGTCGTCGACGCCCTGCAGATGGCGATCTGGAACCGACGCCCCGCCCCCGGCGCGATCCACCACAGCGATCACGGGTCGACCTACACCAGTTGGGCCTTCGGCCACCGGCTCCGCGACGCCGGGCTGCTCGGGTCGATGGGATCCATCGGCGACTGCTTCGACAACTCCGTGGCCGAGAGCTCCTTCGCCACCTTGCAGACCGAGCTGCTGGACCGCTCGACATGGCCGACCCGCGAAGGCCTGGCGAACGCGATCTTCGCCTTCGTCGAGGGCTTCTACAACCCGACCCGGCGCCACTCGACCCTCGGCTACCTCAGCCCCGCCGACTACGAGGCTCAAGCCGCCCTGACCGGCCCTACTGGACCCCACGCCGAGACCGCAGCATGA
- a CDS encoding Ig-like domain-containing protein: protein MSPSRVRSALRSDGRRRRLLPLLLGALIGVVGLVVVPAPAFAAPANDNFADAQVLTGAPVTVTGSNAAATKESGEPGHADNAGGKSIWFSWTAPDDGSVDVDLAGSAFDTLLAVYTGESVGNLVLIGSVDDDSATGSRQGRMSFPVVAGTTYRIAVDGYDGVSGSVKIALDFGIATTGVISGQVVDGQHVGLGLVCVVAYGEDGMGAGYAVTDAAGHYRVNELAPGTYRAGFNDCGSGIVEEFYPDAEIYELAQPVTVVVAQETVVDAEVAFADEPSTVQPVVSGRVTDTAGNPLAGVCVNVTLDQTNTSWQVRTDGDGRYRVDVDPGLFVTQFTSCGDQPYVMDQWYDGATFETADVFMASMGRETTGIDARMVFGGKVRGTVTDDDGVGLELVCVDLLDATGERVLDPVVTYSGGNYAFENVLSGTYFVGFRNCRDIGPFADEYYQDADTFAEATPVVVPSGASVVADGVLERIAPPDTVILTGPAEGATIASTSTTFTFAGDPAEAALSFVCQIDSRAWSVCTNPRTFTGLSQGQHTFRVYAVGRGGVEDVTEAERTFRVDTSAPNTFLDSGPAADSTITTRTATFVFRGTAGDTAKLQCQLDTAEWADCASPLSLTGLAEGAHTMRVRAQDAVGNQDQSPVSRAFTVDTMAPDTTIGSGPTGAVAVDAATFEFHGTAADTAKIQCQVDGAAWADCTSPLELTGLDEGDHTVSFRAQDAVGNQDQTPATAEFTVDTIAPETVVDSGPTGVIAADEATYEFHGTEGDTATLQCRLDDAAWADCSSPLELTDLDEGDHTVEFRAEDVVGNQDQSPATAEITVDTVAPETVVDSGPTGVIATHEATYEFHGTEGDTATLQCRVDDAAWADCESPATFEELAEGDHTVAFRAVDAAGNQDQTPASRSFTVDTVAPDTTIGSGPTGAVAVDAATFEFHGTAADTAKMQCQVDGAAWADCTSPLELTGLDEGDHTVSFRAQDAVGNQDQTPASRSFTVDTVAPDTTIGSGPTGAIAADTATYEFHGTEGDTATLQCRLDDAAWADCESPATFEELAEGDHTVAFRAVDAAGNQDQTPASRSFTVDTDAPDTVVDAGPTGVIAADEATYEFHGTEGDTATLQCRVDDESWAVCSSPLELTDLDEGDHTVEFRAEDVVGNQDQSPATAEITVDTVAPETVVDSGPTGVIATDAATYGFHGTVDDTDKIQCRVDDAAWTECISPATFADLGEGPHTVAFRAQDAAGNQDQTPVTRSVTVDTVAPDTTIDSGPAAGATIATRSTAFAFHGTAGDTARLQCRTDGSAWADCTSPMTLADLADGSHAVEFRAIDAAGNIDASPAARTFLVQVPVVVVSAQPLASTGLVLDTPRKVRAGKKAKLRVQLRGVGAGTVVIRDGRKVVRTIAVKGRATVKLRLKPGKHRLSASYAGSATAKPATSAVRTVVVKRAKKG, encoded by the coding sequence ATGTCGCCTTCACGCGTCCGGTCCGCGCTTCGTTCGGACGGTCGCCGCAGGCGGCTCCTGCCCCTTCTGCTCGGAGCCCTGATCGGGGTCGTCGGTCTGGTCGTCGTCCCGGCGCCGGCCTTCGCGGCACCTGCGAACGACAACTTCGCGGACGCCCAGGTCCTGACCGGTGCCCCCGTGACCGTCACCGGCAGCAACGCCGCCGCGACAAAGGAGTCGGGGGAGCCGGGCCACGCGGACAACGCCGGCGGCAAGTCGATCTGGTTCTCCTGGACGGCGCCGGACGACGGGAGCGTGGACGTCGACCTCGCCGGCAGCGCCTTCGACACGCTGCTGGCGGTCTACACCGGGGAGTCCGTCGGCAACCTCGTCCTCATCGGCTCGGTGGACGACGACTCCGCGACCGGCAGCCGACAGGGTCGGATGTCGTTCCCGGTCGTCGCTGGCACGACGTACCGGATCGCCGTCGACGGGTACGACGGGGTCTCCGGCTCCGTCAAGATCGCGCTCGACTTCGGCATCGCCACCACCGGGGTCATCTCCGGCCAGGTCGTGGACGGACAGCATGTCGGCCTGGGCCTGGTCTGCGTCGTGGCATACGGGGAGGACGGAATGGGGGCCGGGTACGCCGTGACGGACGCCGCGGGCCACTATCGCGTGAACGAGCTCGCGCCCGGGACCTACCGCGCGGGCTTCAACGACTGCGGCTCCGGCATCGTCGAGGAGTTCTACCCCGACGCGGAGATCTACGAGCTGGCGCAGCCTGTCACGGTCGTCGTTGCCCAGGAGACGGTCGTCGACGCCGAGGTCGCCTTCGCCGACGAGCCCTCGACCGTCCAGCCTGTGGTCTCGGGCCGGGTCACCGACACCGCCGGCAACCCCCTCGCGGGCGTCTGCGTGAACGTGACCCTGGACCAGACCAACACCAGCTGGCAGGTGCGCACCGACGGTGACGGCCGCTACCGGGTCGACGTCGATCCCGGCCTGTTCGTCACGCAGTTCACCTCGTGTGGGGACCAGCCCTACGTCATGGACCAGTGGTACGACGGAGCGACGTTCGAGACCGCGGACGTCTTCATGGCGTCAATGGGCCGCGAGACCACCGGTATCGACGCCCGGATGGTCTTCGGTGGCAAGGTGCGCGGCACGGTCACCGATGACGACGGCGTCGGCTTGGAGCTGGTCTGCGTCGACCTGCTGGACGCCACCGGCGAGCGCGTGCTGGACCCGGTCGTCACCTACAGCGGCGGCAACTACGCGTTCGAGAACGTGTTGTCAGGGACGTACTTCGTGGGGTTCCGCAACTGCCGCGACATCGGCCCGTTCGCGGACGAGTACTACCAGGACGCGGACACCTTCGCCGAGGCGACGCCGGTCGTGGTCCCCTCCGGTGCCAGCGTCGTCGCGGACGGTGTGCTCGAGCGCATCGCGCCCCCCGACACGGTGATCCTCACCGGCCCGGCGGAAGGCGCCACGATCGCCAGCACGTCGACGACGTTCACCTTTGCCGGCGACCCGGCCGAGGCCGCGCTCTCGTTCGTGTGTCAGATCGACTCCCGGGCCTGGTCGGTGTGCACCAACCCGAGGACATTCACCGGCCTGAGCCAGGGCCAGCACACCTTCCGCGTGTACGCCGTCGGGCGCGGCGGCGTCGAGGACGTGACCGAGGCGGAACGGACCTTCCGCGTCGACACGTCGGCGCCGAACACGTTCCTCGACTCCGGTCCTGCGGCCGACTCCACGATCACGACCCGGACGGCGACCTTCGTGTTCCGGGGCACGGCGGGCGACACCGCGAAGCTGCAGTGCCAGCTCGACACCGCGGAGTGGGCGGACTGCGCGAGCCCGCTGAGCCTGACCGGCCTGGCCGAGGGGGCGCACACGATGCGCGTCCGGGCACAGGACGCGGTCGGCAACCAGGACCAGTCACCGGTGAGCCGTGCGTTCACGGTCGACACCATGGCCCCGGACACGACCATCGGCTCGGGCCCGACCGGTGCCGTCGCCGTTGACGCGGCCACGTTCGAGTTCCACGGCACTGCCGCTGACACGGCCAAGATCCAATGCCAGGTCGACGGTGCCGCCTGGGCGGACTGCACGAGCCCGCTGGAGCTGACCGGTCTCGACGAGGGCGACCACACGGTCTCATTCCGGGCACAGGACGCGGTCGGCAACCAGGACCAGACTCCGGCGACCGCTGAGTTCACGGTCGACACGATCGCTCCCGAGACCGTGGTGGACTCCGGCCCGACCGGGGTGATCGCGGCGGACGAGGCGACGTACGAGTTCCACGGGACCGAGGGCGACACCGCCACGCTGCAATGCCGCCTCGATGACGCTGCGTGGGCCGACTGCAGCAGTCCGCTGGAGCTGACCGACCTCGACGAGGGCGACCACACGGTGGAGTTCCGCGCCGAGGACGTGGTCGGCAACCAGGACCAGTCGCCGGCGACCGCTGAGATCACGGTCGACACGGTCGCGCCCGAGACCGTCGTGGACTCCGGCCCGACCGGGGTGATCGCCACGCACGAGGCGACGTACGAGTTCCACGGGACCGAGGGCGACACCGCGACGCTGCAGTGCCGCGTCGACGACGCTGCGTGGGCCGACTGCGAGAGCCCGGCCACGTTCGAGGAGCTGGCCGAGGGTGACCACACGGTCGCGTTCCGCGCCGTGGACGCGGCGGGCAACCAGGACCAGACCCCGGCCAGCCGTTCCTTCACGGTCGACACCGTGGCCCCGGACACGACCATCGGCTCGGGCCCGACCGGTGCCGTCGCCGTTGACGCGGCCACGTTCGAGTTCCACGGCACTGCCGCTGACACGGCCAAGATGCAATGCCAGGTCGACGGTGCCGCCTGGGCGGACTGCACGAGCCCGCTGGAGCTGACCGGTCTCGACGAGGGCGACCACACGGTCTCATTCCGGGCACAGGACGCGGTCGGCAACCAGGACCAGACTCCGGCCAGCCGTTCCTTCACGGTCGACACCGTGGCCCCGGACACGACCATCGGCTCCGGACCGACCGGGGCGATCGCGGCGGACACGGCGACGTACGAGTTCCACGGGACCGAGGGCGACACCGCCACGCTGCAATGCCGCCTCGATGACGCTGCGTGGGCCGACTGCGAGAGCCCGGCCACGTTCGAGGAGCTGGCCGAGGGCGACCACACCGTCGCGTTCCGCGCCGTGGACGCGGCGGGCAACCAGGACCAGACCCCGGCCAGCCGTTCCTTCACGGTCGACACCGACGCGCCGGACACCGTGGTGGACGCCGGCCCGACCGGGGTGATCGCGGCGGACGAGGCGACGTACGAGTTCCACGGGACCGAGGGCGACACCGCCACGCTGCAATGCCGCGTCGACGACGAGTCCTGGGCCGTCTGCAGCAGTCCGCTGGAGCTGACCGACCTCGACGAGGGCGATCACACGGTGGAGTTCCGCGCCGAGGACGTGGTCGGCAACCAGGACCAGTCGCCGGCGACCGCTGAGATCACGGTCGACACGGTCGCGCCCGAGACCGTCGTGGACTCCGGCCCGACCGGGGTGATCGCCACGGACGCGGCGACGTACGGCTTCCACGGGACCGTCGACGACACGGACAAGATCCAGTGCCGGGTCGACGACGCAGCGTGGACGGAATGCATCAGCCCGGCCACGTTCGCCGACCTGGGCGAGGGGCCGCACACGGTCGCGTTCCGGGCCCAGGACGCGGCCGGCAACCAGGACCAGACGCCGGTGACCCGGTCGGTCACGGTCGACACGGTCGCGCCCGACACCACGATCGACTCTGGCCCGGCCGCGGGCGCGACGATCGCGACCCGGTCCACTGCGTTCGCGTTCCACGGGACGGCCGGTGACACGGCGCGGCTCCAGTGCCGCACCGACGGCAGTGCCTGGGCCGACTGCACCAGCCCGATGACCCTCGCCGACCTGGCCGACGGCTCGCACGCAGTGGAGTTCCGCGCGATCGACGCCGCGGGCAACATCGACGCCAGCCCGGCGGCCCGGACGTTCCTGGTCCAGGTGCCGGTGGTCGTCGTATCCGCGCAGCCCCTGGCCAGCACGGGGCTCGTCCTCGACACCCCGCGGAAGGTCCGGGCCGGCAAGAAGGCGAAGCTCCGCGTCCAGCTGAGAGGGGTCGGCGCCGGCACAGTCGTGATCCGCGACGGGCGGAAGGTTGTCCGGACGATCGCGGTGAAGGGGCGCGCAACGGTGAAGCTGCGTCTCAAGCCTGGCAAGCACCGGCTGTCCGCGTCGTACGCCGGCAGCGCGACCGCCAAGCCTGCGACTTCAGCGGTCCGGACCGTCGTCGTCAAACGGGCTAAGAAGGGCTGA